TAGTGTAGGCGGATTTGGCATTTCAAATATAGAACATGTTAGATTTTGCTGAACTTGAATTGACAGATTTGgcatttcaaataattaaattgtaTCCGGAACTGGCGAGCCTTGTCAATGAAGAAGGACTCACTCCTCTCCATCTACTAGCGAGCAAACCTTCAGCTTTTAGAAGCAGTAGCCAACTTGAAGGATACGACAAAATCATTTATCACTGTAAGTATCTCTGAATCGCCAGTGTTGCAAGAACTGTTCTCCTTCCTTTCTTTCCTAGAGTCATATCCTTTCTTTTGTTGCTGTTTCGGAAGGCATATTTCTTGATCAACTCGAGGAGGACATACCCGACTCCCAGCCAGAGGGAACCGATAGTCCCGGGGATAAAAAGAATCTGACTTCAGAGAAATGCAGAATATTCAACGACTTGTTGCAATTGTTTTGGAGAATGGTTCCAGGTGGTATGCGAatgaatagattttattattattatctgtaACATTTTGCAGAAGCCACGCCGTGTAAAGAACACCATGTCATGGCAAATATGCCATTAGATGATGAGAATTATATGGATCATGTTCGAAGCACGCTTGGTCCACTTTATCACATCGTTTCTTTGGGAAAGGCCAACtccttaatttttttcctcatttaACAATCACAGGGAAAAACAGGAATGGAGAAGAAACAGAgacaaagaatgaaagaaaagatagagAGGAAACAGATGCAGAGAACCCTGGAGCTAAGGCAGGACGTCCAGGTGAGAAATGCGCAACTCTTAAGTGTGTTTGAAAGCAAGCTCTAGGAAAAAAATTAGACCTCCAACAAAATACAAGATTTTGAAACTTATAAAATGTGACGGACAACATTTaaccatgtcaatttataaacttCTTTGTACTAGATATCTATGTAGatcaaatatttctcttttcttttctcgtgGTGGGATCATATATTTTCTTGTTTCAAGAATTCTCACTTGTTGTGTCGTCGAAGGGTTAGGGGTCGAACAAAACTTTGAGCGGGAACCATCTGAATCATCTGATGCCCTGCCAAGTATGAGAATAATTAGTCCCGGGAACGAAGAGACTCCGGCTTATCCAGAGAACTACAGAACCTGCAACGACGTCTTCAAATTGTTGTGGAAAATGGTTTTAGTTGGTATGTGAATggacatatttttataattaacagtaacatattttgtattttttttttttttttgcagaagCCACACTGTGACAAGAACACCACGTCATGGCATATACGCCTGAGATGATGATAATTATATAGATCTTTTTGCGAACCCCCGCTTCAGCCACTTTGTcatacatttatataaatatatatatatatatatatgtgtgtgtgtgtgtgtatatctTTCGTTTTGAAAATGCCATTGTTGAGACTTAAAAACAACCGTCACATTCAAAACTAATCGCAATATTACTCAAACGTACCACACTAGCCTAGTGTAGAATTTTGttgtcatatatatatggctCAGTTCTAATATTCCGCTAATGTTCGAACTACTTTTCTTTTCCTCAATTACCAGTCACAGGCATAAATAGAGGAAAAACCAATGCGAAGAAAGTGCCAAAGGAAAGACATGGTGAGCAATGCATAACTCTATTAATTGTGTTTGAGAGGATGATTTAGGAAAGAAAATAAGCTCCAGTAAAATAGAAGATTTTGAGAGGCAGTTTTTTGGACGGATCACATTGTTGAACCAAAGAGCTCCAGTAAACCATTGATCAAGCTCGTTATATACTCATTCATTTCAATGAATTGCTTCTATTATACAGGAATTGAATTTCCAGCCAATTATCGCACCTGCATTGAATATGTCAAGCTTGCGAACAAGGCATTGCTGATGTTTATTGGATTAGGTATGTTGGTAGTATAGGGATATAACAGATATAAGTACTTATgaatcatctttttcttttttgttggaaGTTATCTATCATCTTACATACAATAAATATACTTCGGTTGCTTTCAACCCTTATTTTATGTAGAGTTATAATATGATGTTTACCACTTTGGTGTGTAAACATGTAATTTATTGCGGGATGCATTATATTCATTAAAATATAGACAAAAtatcaatacttttttatattagttGATATGACAGGATTGATATACATCGATAATATATTTAGTATGttaattatacaaaaaaatttatttttctgtgtATCATGATAATAAGGACTCGGTACCGCAATAACAAAGATGGAGAGTAACAAACGGAAGCACGTATGGGCCGTTCAAATCATGAACGAACTTCTAGAACTTTCTATGATCACATATGATGAAGAGGCTTCCAGATTTAGGGTTGGTGTGGCCGAGTTACCACAATCCAGAACAAATGAATTGGAAGAAACAATGGCTTACGATCTTCATCCAGATCAACTGATCAGTAGTGAAACTCCGCCCACTGATTCTATGGAAACTACGGGAAGTGATGGTATgtacaaataaatttttgatttcctTTAAACATTAAGTCCGTGTAACATTAGTATGAGTTTTAATAATGAATATGTCGCAGACAGTTTGATCAAAGCCCAAAAATTTGTGTTCTTGGCAGGGATGGAGAAAACCCTTAAAACGGCGAAGATGATCTTATCAATTAATGATTCTAAAAGTGGCATTAACGATATTGTGaacaaagtaaaagaaatttttccGATTTCCATACAAGATAGGAATGCTGGGAACAAAAATCTAATGATGCTCGTAGATCAGGATCAATCTCCTAAAATGCCAAAGAAATTAGAGACTCCAATATTACTTGCAGCAAAGAATGGTATCGCtgaaattgtggaaaaaatCCTGGAAGTCTATCCATTTGCCGTTAATGACGTGAATGAAGATAATAAGAATATAGTATTGTTGGCGGTGGAGTACAGGCAACCAAAGGTATATGAAGTACTCTTGCGACGACGATATAGATCGAATGAGAGCATGTTTAGACAATTGGATAAGGAAGAGAATAGTGCCCTGCATCTTGCGGCAAAGCTTGGAGACAAACGGCCATGGCGAATTCCCGGGGCAGCATTGCAAATGCAATGGGAAAACAAGTGGTATGAGGTACGACTGCGAATTATGTTTATATTCCttgtcttttttattcttttccaaTTATACTGATCATCTAACTATTGCGCCAAGAACCTGTCCAAGAATCTCACAAGATGATATAGCgataatatttaagtggttcggcaacttgttTATGTCTACTGGAGTCAAAATTCAATATGTTTGTGTGAGATTACAAACACTCAAAGTTTTCTCACGTCCACTCTCTCTATTTTAGCCCACACTTTCACATATAAGAAATCTCCTATTTTGAGTAGAAATTCCCCTAAACATCTTACTAACTATTAGCCGAAATTGATGGCTAACAGCAGCTATAGTTGATCTTGTAACATATAGGATGGTGCAAAGCATGAGATTTTAGACGGTGCATGTGCAGAGCAGCCTTTTAATTTCTGCATTCACACTTAGGTGGTCtttttttcaacaatcacccctctccacccaagtgtgccatactaggctgcttacaaactgattcattcttcaactGAATACACATtcttctttgacatgagagatttCCGCTATCAAATGCACTCTAAGGCTCCAATGCACCtgagggtgctcagcagtgtgCAATATTGATCAAGTCTAAATAGTGTTGAAACTTGATCCCTATGACGACTTTCGTCAGCATATCTGCTAGATTATCTTCAGTGTCAATATTTTGAAGTATGATATCcttttcttctaatatttcacgtacaaagtgaaatcggatatctatgtgtttggttcaaaaGTGATATACCTGATTCTTaaccaaatgaattgcactgtGACTATCACAATAAACAGTTACCTCTTGCTGCTTAAAGCCCAAGTCTATTACCAGTCTCTGTAACCAAATGGTTTCTTTCACAACTTCTATTATAATCATGTATTCAGCCTCCgtggatgatagtgcaattgtacACTGTAAatttgatcgccaactaactggtcctccagccatagtgaacacatatccagttatCGATCaacgtttgtcaagatcacctgtatagtctgagtcaacatatccagttactagactatcttcactttTCTCGAACTTCAAATAAATATCTACAGTCCCTAAAATATACCGTAAAATCTATTTAGCCATATGTCAATGGGCTTTTTCAGTATTATGCATATAACGACAACCTGGGAAATATTAGGTTGTGTACACATCATGACATACATTAGGCTTCCAACaatacttgcatatgggacattcctcatgtagtcccgctctcCATCatctttaggagactgcaatgcactgagatTGAAATATGGGATCAttggagtactcaccggcttcgtcttcgagtccATGTTAAAGCATTGtaatattctcttcagatactacTTTTGAGTAAGGTGAGTTGTACATTTCACCCTATCTCTACTGATCTTCATCCCAATATTTTTCGTGCTTCtcctagatctttcatttcaaactcatgactCGACTGAGTTTTTAAACGATTTATCTCCCCCTTACTTTTACATTCAATTAACATattatctacatataaaagcaaataaatgaaagattcatttgcaagttttctaAAATACACACAATGATTGTATTGgtaacgagtgtatttcagatccatcataaaaAGTTCGAAACGCTTGTACCATTGCCGATGTaattgcttcaagccatagagtgaCTTCTTCAAACTGTagacccatttttcttttccagataaaaccttctggttgagacagatagaTCTTCTCCTCTAGattaccatgtaagaaagctgtttTCACATCAAGTTATgctaattcaagatcatttcTGCAatcaaagctagcaatatccgaatggatgaatacTTCACAATATGAGAAAATACTTCACTTTAGTCAATTCCCTCtatctgagcgtagcccttggctatcAATCTAGTTTTGTATCatactccatttttagcagtttgatcatctttcttattGAAAACTCACTTACATCCAATTGACTTCTTTCCTTGTGGAAGCAgtacaagctcccaagtctggttctggtgaaaaGATTGTATCTCTTCATTCATTACCTTTGTCCATTTAACTTGTTCACTGAactgtatggcttctctgtaagtggttgggatctcacccccttcaacTAGTAGTGCATATGTCACAAAGTCTACAAAACgtgtcggtacacgtttctAACATCTCGgcctgttggttgctattgattcggattgacatggaggtactgtgactgcaCTATGAACCTTATCTTGTCCATGCTCTCCTAAATCCTTTGAAGTAGTAAACTTCATATTCTGTGAATCACTGGGTGTTTCGTTATGATGGTTGCCTTCATTGGAATCTTTAtacttatgtgacttaagcatatcaaattcgttgaatgtaacatctctactgataaTTACATTTTTAGACTCTACGCACCATAGTCTATACCCTTTAACACCTGTACAAAAGCCTaagaattttactttcttggctctaggatcaagcttactttctttagcatgatagtaagcaggacattcAAAAATGTGTAAAGAGTCATAATTATTAGCATGTATACAtttccacatttcaatgggtgtcttcccATCATTGGCAGCTGCGGGTAGTCTGTTGATGAGATGGTAGGCATATgtcagcttcagcccaaaattttttacttaatcCAGAATCCagtaacatacatcgcactttctctaacaAAATATGATTCATCCGTTTTGCCACACCGTTTTGCTGCGGTGTTCCTCGTACCATGAAGTGTTTGACAATTCTCTCTCTCCGTCATACTTCCATAAAGGGGTTTGAAGGGTACTCATCTCCATTATCAGATTTGAGCCGCTTGATTTttctgccggtctgagtctcaatcatttttttccaaacaaagaagatgttcagcacttcatctttattattcatcgtatacacccacataCGATgtgaataatcatctacaaaaattacaaaccaatgcttacctcctaaagatgcattttgggtaggtccccaaatatCAGAAtgtacatagtcaagtattccctATGTATTGTGTACAACAGTTCTGAACTTGATTTGCCTCTGCTTCCTCAATACACAATGCTCACAGAAGACAATTTACTAGTCTTGGAAACTTTGAGTAAGTCTTACTTCACTAGTGTTTGCAAAACTTTTTCTCCAACGTATCCCATATGCATATGCTAAAGACTGATGGTGTCAACATTAGTCTCATCTAGagatccctttgaatccagagatccaagtgagatgagattttttcgAAGTCTGGAACGTACCGAACTTTTGTTAGAGTCTTGATACTACCATCGTGCAACTTCAACTGAATGCTTCCTATTCtctgagtcttacaggcactattgttgcccataagtactgctccactaTCAGTCTTTGTGaaatcagtaaaccagtcccgattgagacacatgtgataggtacatccaaaatccataatccattcatcggaatgacaaatggataaTGAACTTGTCAAGGCAAAGTCTAAATCTTTATCTATGTCCGTGACATTAGCTATGATGGGTTGATTCTTCTATTGTCCTTTcagcttgggacaatccttcctcTAATGTCCTTTGTTGCGACAAAAAGAACACTCGTTTTTGGCGAGTTTTCTCTCGACTGATGAATCACGTGATGTGACTCGAGTTTTTGATTGAAAAGCTTTCTTCCTTCCCTGATACATTGACTGTGGTCTTCTCCTTGCTATTAATGTTTCACTTGATATATCTAGTTGTACCTGCTTATCTTTTCtgcggtactcattgctaattaaagaactacaTACATTGTTAAAACTGattttttccttcccatacagtaGTATAGTAATTAAGTGGTCATATGTACCAAGTAATGAATTTAATAATAGTAAAGTcttatcttcatcttggatTTTAACATCTAAGTTTAATAAATCAGCATGAATTTGATTGTAACTATTGAGGTATTTAGAGATAGAAATACCTTCATGAAactggaatctgaagagctttttcttcaagtgcaaacagctctcaatgctcttcttcatgaacttatcttccaATTTCCGCCAAAGTTCACTTGCATTtatctctctcatgacaaagcACTTCTgatctttggtaaggcataacc
This genomic window from Carya illinoinensis cultivar Pawnee chromosome 7, C.illinoinensisPawnee_v1, whole genome shotgun sequence contains:
- the LOC122315052 gene encoding uncharacterized protein LOC122315052 isoform X2; protein product: MEDISEGMIEGPLMDLAERQVMTIKKEFFRMTMEGKWDEVAKLFDQQDEWAPTAKITNSGDTALHIAVSVGNEDNVTKLIQSIRDPSRLRQVLETGNDRGNTPLHSAASMGNVAMCQRITRVYPELVGCKNNNQETPLFMAALHGKKAAFFCLHSICQLVAGRGRLLYSRRKNGDTILHCAIAGDYFDLAFQIIKLYPELASLVNEEGLTPLHLLASKPSAFRSSSQLEGYDKIIYHCIFLDQLEEDIPDSQPEGTDSPGDKKNLTSEKCRIFNDLLQLFWRMVPGGKNRNGEETETKNERKDREETDAENPGAKAGRPGVEQNFEREPSESSDALPSMRIISPGNEETPAYPENYRTCNDVFKLLWKMVLVVTGINRGKTNAKKVPKERHGIEFPANYRTCIEYVKLANKALLMFIGLGLGTAITKMESNKRKHVWAVQIMNELLELSMITYDEEASRFRVGVAELPQSRTNELEETMAYDLHPDQLISSETPPTDSMETTGSDGMEKTLKTAKMILSINDSKSGINDIVNKVKEIFPISIQDRNAGNKNLMMLVDQDQSPKMPKKLETPILLAAKNGIAEIVEKILEVYPFAVNDVNEDNKNIVLLAVEYRQPKVYEVLLRRRYRSNESMFRQLDKEENSALHLAAKLGDKRPWRIPGAALQMQWENKWYEYVRDSMSDNFFPRYNKKGETPSDLFIETHRDLVKDGSKWLTNTSQSCSVVAALIATVAFTTSTTVPGGFETNGLPALKNKPGFNLFAVSSLIALCFSITALVMFLAILTSRYQERDFGRDLPRKLLLGLTSLFVSIAAMLISFCGGHFSVLKEELKFAAIPVYAATCLPVTFFAMAQFLLYIDLLRATLMKVPQRSHKVDP
- the LOC122315052 gene encoding uncharacterized protein LOC122315052 isoform X1, encoding MEDISEGMIEGPLMDLAERQVMTIKKEFFRMTMEGKWDEVAKLFDQQDEWAPTAKITNSGDTALHIAVSVGNEDNVTKLIQSIRDPSRLRQVLETGNDRGNTPLHSAASMGNVAMCQRITRVYPELVGCKNNNQETPLFMAALHGKKAAFFCLHSICQLVAGRGRLLYSRRKNGDTILHCAIAGDYFDLAFQIIKLYPELASLVNEEGLTPLHLLASKPSAFRSSSQLEGYDKIIYHCIFLDQLEEDIPDSQPEGTDSPGDKKNLTSEKCRIFNDLLQLFWRMVPGGKNRNGEETETKNERKDREETDAENPGAKAGRPGLGVEQNFEREPSESSDALPSMRIISPGNEETPAYPENYRTCNDVFKLLWKMVLVVTGINRGKTNAKKVPKERHGIEFPANYRTCIEYVKLANKALLMFIGLGLGTAITKMESNKRKHVWAVQIMNELLELSMITYDEEASRFRVGVAELPQSRTNELEETMAYDLHPDQLISSETPPTDSMETTGSDGMEKTLKTAKMILSINDSKSGINDIVNKVKEIFPISIQDRNAGNKNLMMLVDQDQSPKMPKKLETPILLAAKNGIAEIVEKILEVYPFAVNDVNEDNKNIVLLAVEYRQPKVYEVLLRRRYRSNESMFRQLDKEENSALHLAAKLGDKRPWRIPGAALQMQWENKWYEYVRDSMSDNFFPRYNKKGETPSDLFIETHRDLVKDGSKWLTNTSQSCSVVAALIATVAFTTSTTVPGGFETNGLPALKNKPGFNLFAVSSLIALCFSITALVMFLAILTSRYQERDFGRDLPRKLLLGLTSLFVSIAAMLISFCGGHFSVLKEELKFAAIPVYAATCLPVTFFAMAQFLLYIDLLRATLMKVPQRSHKVDP
- the LOC122315052 gene encoding uncharacterized protein LOC122315052 isoform X3 — translated: MEDISEGMIEGPLMDLAERQVMTIKKEFFRMTMEGKWDEVAKLFDQQDEWAPTAKITNSGDTALHIAVSVGNEDNVTKLIQSIRDPSRLRQVLETGNDRGNTPLHSAASMGNVAMCQRITRVYPELVGCKNNNQETPLFMAALHGKKAAFFCLHSICQLVAGRGRLLYSRRKNGDTILHCAIAGDYFDLAFQIIKLYPELASLVNEEGLTPLHLLASKPSAFRSSSQLEGYDKIIYHCIFLDQLEEDIPDSQPEGTDSPGDKKNLTSEKCRIFNDLLQLFWRMVPGGKNRNGEETETKNERKDREETDAENPGAKAGRPGLGVEQNFEREPSESSDALPSMRIISPGNEETPAYPENYRTCNDVFKLLWKMVLVGLGTAITKMESNKRKHVWAVQIMNELLELSMITYDEEASRFRVGVAELPQSRTNELEETMAYDLHPDQLISSETPPTDSMETTGSDGMEKTLKTAKMILSINDSKSGINDIVNKVKEIFPISIQDRNAGNKNLMMLVDQDQSPKMPKKLETPILLAAKNGIAEIVEKILEVYPFAVNDVNEDNKNIVLLAVEYRQPKVYEVLLRRRYRSNESMFRQLDKEENSALHLAAKLGDKRPWRIPGAALQMQWENKWYEYVRDSMSDNFFPRYNKKGETPSDLFIETHRDLVKDGSKWLTNTSQSCSVVAALIATVAFTTSTTVPGGFETNGLPALKNKPGFNLFAVSSLIALCFSITALVMFLAILTSRYQERDFGRDLPRKLLLGLTSLFVSIAAMLISFCGGHFSVLKEELKFAAIPVYAATCLPVTFFAMAQFLLYIDLLRATLMKVPQRSHKVDP